One Desulfonatronovibrio hydrogenovorans DSM 9292 DNA segment encodes these proteins:
- a CDS encoding septal ring lytic transglycosylase RlpA family protein: MRNPLTYITTFFLLALMGISGCTKTIHPPPAKPREPAVSHPPALTPQVSRPEPATQRQYSVMGQTYTPMSTHEGYAEEGVASWYGPKFHGQRTSNGEIFNMYEKTAAHKLLPMNTIVRVTNLDNGKEIDLRINDRGPFVGNRIIDLSFAAAREIDMIGPGTARVRVEALGAVPKEELTGIFYVQVGSFSSKENATKLKQKMQSKGYKESRLQEFFRDDQKLWRVQAGTFTNVLAAEKAHDTLLEEIPGAFIIAD, encoded by the coding sequence ATGAGGAATCCTTTAACCTATATAACAACATTCTTCCTGCTGGCTCTTATGGGCATATCCGGTTGCACCAAGACAATCCATCCTCCTCCGGCCAAGCCCAGAGAACCGGCGGTCAGTCATCCACCAGCTCTCACCCCCCAGGTTTCAAGACCTGAACCAGCCACCCAGAGGCAGTATTCAGTCATGGGTCAGACCTACACCCCAATGAGCACCCACGAGGGCTATGCTGAAGAGGGAGTTGCCTCGTGGTACGGTCCAAAATTTCACGGTCAAAGGACTTCCAATGGAGAAATATTTAACATGTATGAGAAGACAGCTGCCCATAAACTCCTGCCCATGAATACAATTGTCAGGGTCACCAACCTGGACAATGGCAAGGAGATTGACCTCAGGATCAACGACCGTGGGCCTTTTGTGGGCAACAGAATCATCGACCTCTCTTTTGCAGCTGCCAGAGAAATCGACATGATCGGTCCGGGAACCGCCAGAGTACGGGTGGAAGCCCTTGGCGCAGTTCCCAAAGAGGAATTGACTGGAATCTTCTATGTTCAGGTGGGATCGTTTTCTTCAAAAGAAAACGCAACCAAACTCAAACAGAAAATGCAAAGTAAGGGTTATAAGGAATCAAGGCTCCAGGAATTCTTCAGGGATGACCAGAAACTCTGGCGGGTTCAGGCTGGAACTTTCACCAATGTTCTGGCTGCAGAAAAGGCCCATGACACCCTTTTGGAAGAGATTCCCGGAGCATTCATTATTGCTGATTGA